A window from Brienomyrus brachyistius isolate T26 unplaced genomic scaffold, BBRACH_0.4 scaffold89, whole genome shotgun sequence encodes these proteins:
- the LOC125727165 gene encoding serine/threonine-protein kinase PLK3-like, translating to MTQCTRNLERERSLPISSIPRVSYGSRFSSGEIMSVSEPSRAQMASEVPEILVDPKTLRSYGRDELLGQGACGKCYKMTDLETGDTYAVKVIRLYSWGVEEVCEEVQILKTLRHKNVVGFSHSFEDDKFMYIFMELCSGQTLGDILKARGTLTEPEVRYYINQLISGLTYIHRQGYVHRDIKLENLFINDQMELKIGDFGLAVKLKPREKEVCGTPVYMAPEVWKREGHGTEADVWALGCVMYQLLVGEIAFYADDYWEMLKNIKEAKFILPQNLSIEAGKLMGKIFRIDPRDRPSLSNVCRHKFFTKGFTPKTLPASSCNTPPKHKSVNPFKKIFNRFMRLIRKKRSRVEPLREDAEQSGLEIPQPVESLRVLEDVNRPMNKLTWSSWSKWLRDL from the exons ATGACGCAGTGTACACGTAATTTAGAACGCGAGCGCTCACTACCCATTTCGAGTATTCCACGGGTTAGTTACGGATCGCGCTTCTCTTCTGGTGAAATCATGTCTGTCAGTGAACCTTCCCGCGCTCAGATGGCATCGGAAGTGCCTGAGATTCTGGTAGATCCCAAGACATTAAGGTCCTACGGCAGGGATGAGCTTTTGGGACAG GGCGCTTGTGGCAAATGCTATAAGATGACCGATCTTGAAACTGGCGACACCTATGCTGTTAAGGTCATCCGGCTATATTCCTGGGGAGTGGAGGAG GTCTGTGAAGaagtacagattttaaaaacACTGCGGCACAAGAATGTGGTGGGGTTCTCCCACTCTTTCGAAGATGACaaattcatgtatattttcatggagttgtgcagtgggcag acactcggtgacattttaaaagctcGGGGGACTTTGACTGAGCCCGAAGTGCGATACTACATTAACCAGCTGATTTCAGGGTTAACATACATCCACCGGCAAGGTTACGTCCACAGGGACATCAAGTTGG aaaatTTATTTATCAATGACCAAATGGAACTGAAAATTGGGGATTTCGGACTGGCGGTCAAGCTGAAGCCGAGGGAGAA agAAGTGTGTGGTACTCCCGTCTACATGGCTCCAGAAGTGTGGAAACGAGAGGGCCATGGAACGGAAGCGGACgtctgggcactgggctgtgtcat gtaccAGCTTCTGGTTGGGGAAATCGCATTCTACGCTGACGATTACTGGGAGATGCTCAAGAATATAAAGGAAGCCAAATTTATTCTACCGCAGAATCTCTCTATTGAAGCTGGGAAACTGATGGGCAAGATATTTAGAATCGACCCACGGGATCGCCCGTCACTATCGAATGTCTGTCGCCACAAGTTCTTCACAAAG GGCTTCACTCCAAAGACACTGCCAGCTAGTAGCTGCAATACACCACCAAAGCATAAATCAGTCAACCCATTCAAAAAGATTTTCAACCGTTTCATGCGCCTGATACGAAAAAAGCGATCCAGAG TTGAGCCTTTACGGGAGGATGCCGAGCAGAGTGGACTTGAGATCCCCCAGCCTGTGGAGTCACTCCGTGTTCTAGAGGATGTCAACAGACCAATGAACAAATTGACCTGGTCCAGTTGGTCAAAGTGGTTGAG GGACCTGTAG